From a region of the Vagococcus coleopterorum genome:
- the secG gene encoding preprotein translocase subunit SecG, which yields MYSFLVGLMLVLSVLIIIAVMMQPSKQNSAASAFTGGADQLFGKQKARGFEAFMQKATAVLGFAWVINAIVLAIISSK from the coding sequence ATGTATAGTTTTTTAGTTGGACTAATGTTAGTTCTTTCAGTTTTAATTATTATTGCTGTAATGATGCAGCCTAGCAAACAGAATAGTGCTGCTAGTGCATTTACAGGTGGCGCAGATCAATTATTTGGTAAACAAAAAGCTCGTGGTTTCGAAGCGTTTATGCAAAAAGCAACTGCAGTTTTAGGTTTTGCTTGGGTAATCAATGCAATTGTTTTAGCGATTATTTCTTCTAAGTAA
- the grdD gene encoding glycine/sarcosine/betaine reductase complex component C subunit alpha, protein MTIIDEKIKEVFDEIATSLETGKSGSNLKIGLTINGSELGLANMEEAVKIASKNQLFDVVTIGSEVQWEGVESIVCETEEAGYAKMEELLTTGYISACVTLHYNFPIGVATVGRVVTPALGKELLIATTTGTTSQVRNEAMVYNTINGIAVAKALGNANPTVGILNVDGARTVERSLKELVMNGYSLSFGESQRQDGGAVMRGNDLLTGSCDVMVCDSLTGNLLMKLFSSYTTGGQFESLGFGYGPGVGKDYCQNILIVSRASGAPVIANALSYAYDMAKADLQSLSAAEYKLAEKAGLKAICRNLQPVEKTSSTTIEQPPKEVVTEQISGIDVMELEDAVLKLWECHIYAESGMGCTGPILLVSEINMATAETILKENNYL, encoded by the coding sequence ATGACGATAATCGACGAGAAAATAAAAGAAGTATTCGATGAAATTGCAACATCCTTAGAAACAGGAAAAAGTGGTTCTAATCTTAAAATAGGTTTGACAATAAACGGTAGTGAATTAGGACTTGCCAATATGGAAGAAGCTGTAAAAATAGCCAGTAAAAATCAATTGTTTGATGTTGTAACGATTGGATCAGAAGTACAATGGGAAGGCGTTGAGTCAATCGTTTGCGAAACTGAAGAAGCCGGCTATGCCAAAATGGAAGAACTGTTAACAACTGGGTATATTTCAGCCTGTGTAACGTTACATTATAATTTTCCGATTGGGGTGGCTACGGTTGGTCGCGTCGTGACACCTGCGCTAGGCAAAGAGCTGTTGATTGCAACAACAACAGGAACAACAAGCCAGGTGCGCAATGAGGCAATGGTTTATAATACGATAAACGGCATTGCAGTAGCGAAGGCCTTGGGTAATGCGAACCCGACTGTGGGTATCTTAAATGTTGATGGGGCAAGGACCGTTGAAAGAAGCCTGAAAGAATTAGTAATGAATGGTTATTCTTTGTCCTTCGGTGAAAGCCAACGGCAAGATGGCGGAGCAGTTATGCGCGGGAATGATCTGTTAACTGGTAGTTGCGACGTGATGGTTTGCGATAGTTTAACAGGGAATCTATTGATGAAACTATTTTCTAGCTATACAACAGGTGGACAATTCGAATCATTAGGATTTGGTTACGGACCTGGGGTTGGAAAAGATTATTGTCAAAATATTTTAATTGTCTCCCGCGCTAGTGGTGCACCAGTAATAGCTAATGCACTCAGCTATGCATACGATATGGCAAAAGCTGATTTACAATCTTTGAGCGCGGCGGAATATAAGTTAGCCGAAAAAGCTGGCTTAAAAGCGATTTGTCGAAATCTTCAGCCTGTTGAAAAAACATCTTCAACAACTATCGAGCAACCTCCAAAAGAAGTTGTGACAGAACAAATATCGGGTATTGATGTGATGGAATTAGAAGATGCAGTACTAAAACTGTGGGAATGTCATATTTATGCTGAAAGTGGGATGGGGTGTACAGGTCCAATTCTACTAGTTAGCGAAATTAATATGGCTACTGCCGAGACTATTTTAAAAGAAAATAATTATTTATAA
- a CDS encoding nucleotide pyrophosphohydrolase: MEDLLKEINQFRDERDWRQYHSHKDLAISVSLEASELLENFQWKTDKEAVAVNKQNIQEEIADVYIYLMMLADDLDLDIKDIVRQKLTKNAEKYPVDEVHELNQKAVD, encoded by the coding sequence GTGGAGGATTTACTTAAAGAAATAAATCAATTTCGTGATGAGCGTGATTGGCGACAATATCACAGTCACAAAGATCTTGCTATATCTGTTAGTTTAGAAGCGTCGGAATTATTAGAAAATTTCCAGTGGAAAACTGATAAAGAGGCAGTAGCAGTTAATAAACAAAATATTCAAGAAGAAATTGCTGATGTTTATATCTATTTAATGATGTTAGCTGACGATCTTGATTTAGATATAAAAGATATCGTTCGACAAAAATTAACAAAAAATGCTGAAAAGTATCCTGTAGATGAGGTCCATGAATTAAATCAGAAAGCAGTTGATTAA